One stretch of Patescibacteria group bacterium DNA includes these proteins:
- a CDS encoding PfkB family carbohydrate kinase produces the protein MTVLVGVSINREESYYFPDSDADKINLDPSNYSSCVAGSSYNVARALQGAGISVMLAATIADDVRGAWISAEMARLGQNVYFMPWRRDTNFSISLRRGGKSQLVCVKGDYLPGKLAEHAVIEGQVRQIRPRFRVGTGVQIADAPVIHTMFGEVLDDEGNLINSTNVLNPGISLLEAHCDPETDFRRLESLHNLLQRSNILVVNQKELQALLANMNLGSIRQLQSLGAEGSMKVLVTKSSDGAILFNGDPEEIPVSAFNDVEVVDPVGAGDCFLGYFIAGLMQNASVHQALEMASAAAAITVGRVGGSNTPKLAEVQEFLQIRRTSPAH, from the coding sequence ATGACAGTGCTCGTAGGCGTTTCCATTAACCGGGAAGAATCCTACTATTTTCCGGATAGCGACGCTGACAAGATCAACTTGGATCCTTCCAATTACTCCTCGTGCGTCGCAGGGTCTTCCTACAACGTCGCCAGAGCATTGCAAGGTGCTGGCATTTCCGTGATGCTCGCCGCCACCATCGCTGATGATGTCAGAGGTGCCTGGATCAGCGCCGAAATGGCTCGTCTCGGACAGAACGTGTACTTCATGCCTTGGAGGCGTGACACTAATTTCAGCATCTCGCTGAGGAGAGGTGGCAAAAGCCAACTAGTCTGTGTCAAGGGCGATTACCTGCCCGGCAAGCTTGCTGAGCATGCTGTGATCGAAGGTCAGGTCAGACAGATCAGGCCCAGGTTCCGCGTCGGTACCGGGGTTCAGATTGCGGACGCGCCGGTGATCCACACCATGTTTGGTGAGGTCCTTGATGATGAGGGTAACCTCATCAACAGCACCAACGTTCTGAACCCGGGAATTTCCCTGCTGGAAGCGCACTGCGATCCCGAAACCGACTTCCGTCGGCTGGAGTCCCTGCACAACCTTCTGCAGCGGTCCAACATCCTGGTTGTGAACCAGAAAGAGTTGCAAGCCCTGCTTGCCAACATGAATCTGGGAAGCATCCGGCAGCTGCAGAGTCTGGGAGCCGAAGGTTCCATGAAGGTCCTGGTCACCAAGTCCAGCGACGGTGCTATTCTGTTCAACGGCGATCCGGAAGAAATTCCGGTCAGTGCTTTCAACGACGTCGAAGTCGTTGACCCTGTCGGCGCCGGAGACTGTTTCCTCGGCTACTTCATCGCCGGTCTGATGCAGAATGCATCGGTCCACCAAGCCCTGGAAATGGCTTCTGCCGCTGCGGCCATCACGGTCGGCAGGGTCGGGGGTTCCAATACCCCCAAACTGGCTGAAGTCCAGGAATTCCTGCAAATCCGCAGGACCTCCCCCGCACACTAA